The Brassica napus cultivar Da-Ae chromosome C1, Da-Ae, whole genome shotgun sequence DNA segment AACTAAGCATGTGTTCCATGAGATCAGCCGTGTCATCCGTTAGATGACCATTACCAGTTGTCGAGTACCTTATGGAGAAGTTTATCTCTGTATGATTGGTATTTATCCTCTTAATCTTGATGGTAAGCTGTCTATCCGGATCCGTGATTGCAGGCTCTATATCCGAGGAAAACGAATAGGAAACATGTGGTTGATGATTCATGGTGATTATCCAAACCAAGAACTCTATGCGTACTGGGGATTTCTCATTCTTTTATGGTGCTAAGTGTTGGGGTAAGTTGATTGTCTATTAGTGTTCCGTAACGGCTGTACGTTTTGCGTTTGGTCTTCATGTCATGAGTTAATGAAAGTATGGTGTTGTCTTTGAAAATATAactcttttcttctctttctttttattgtttGATGCGCACATCTCTCTTCTTGTGGGTATGGTTTTGTCTGGATATGATCAAATTCATAGATTACGTATAACCTATGAATCAAATTCTGTTTTTaccattttaaaaattctaaacttggatatgttctgtttttttgaTTTCATGTCTCAAATAGGAGTTTGTAATGATTATAGGAAGTTTAGATCCTTCACAGCCTGAGTCAGCTACATTTGCTTTGTTGTTTTATGTATTCTTCTTACAGGCATGACTACTCAACGAATGGACAATCtacttaaaccctaaacataaaaTGACCactaaattcttaaaaaaaacatgCATAAGATTTAACAACATTAAAAAGATCAAACATAAACACTAAGCAAAACTCAGTAAAATATAAGTATAACCAAAAGATATTATAACCAAGACAGTTAAAATGCTGCCAAGACAAACtcgaaaataaaatgaaacaaagcATAGTCCTTTATTAAACCAAAATCAGTTCTTAAAACTTATTAGCCAATGAAACAAAGCATAGTCTTTCAATAAACCAAAACCAGTACTTAAAACATATTCACCACATTTGGCACGCTTAGCTTCTCCTGACTCAATCCCATCAGAACTCATTTTTCCCACTTCATCTGCAGCTTCCTCATTCTCAATGGAAGGACCATCCTCGTGATTACCCATCTGCAAAGTTTCTTCGGCGGAATGAGCAATCATGTTTTCTTCTAAGTTGCCTTCGGGTGCTGGAGCTTCAGGAGGGAGTACCTTTGTGACAGTCAAAGCTTGGGTCGTGCCTTCCAAATTGTGTTTTGAAACCTTGACATTGAACTTGTGAGTTTGTCCAATGGTACCAATCAGAGCTTGTGGCACCGGGATCACATGATCATCTCCTACGTTCTCATTGGCCTAACATAAATTTAAACACTTATGAGAATGCATTTGAAAGCTATATGATGGACAGGTTCGTAATTACCTCAAAGTAGCTCTCAACCAATTTCGATGCTGGCTTCCCAGTCAACTCACGCCCAGCGTCACTAAGAAGCACAAAAAACGCTTGATCATTGTTATCATATACAGAGAGCTTCGTGAGACACCTGTGACAGAAGAATATTAATAATGGATGACAAATGCGTGGGTGTAACAAAAACTATTGAACTCTTACTCTGCAACACCAGCAACTTCAGCTTTCCCACATTTCTTACACATAAGCGTGGTAGGCCCTTTGTTGCCTTAGTTTTGCACCCACCATAGGCGATATAATACCACGCAGAACCATGCACAACATCATCAATGGTGGCTGTGCACTCAAACCAAGCAACCTGTGTAATTGTAGATTTACATAAATAACTAAGGCCAGCACAATGAATGTGTAAAACGTATGAGTGATTATACCTTTGCTCCTTCTTTCTTGATGTAGGAGAATAGTTCTCCTATAGTAACTATCTCAGCCTTGGTGACAATTTCGGCATTAACCATGTTAGCAACATCCGATTTTGAGCTCAACCTGAAGTAAAGGTTCTCCAAAAATTATGTAAGTCAAAGCTTCCAAATGCTTATGCAACTAAGAAATAATTACTAAGTCAGATAATCCCTGGTTGGTTGAACATCCATGTCAAAGAACACACGCGAAGATGACATAAAGGATAGAGCTAGCGCGCCTGTAGCACAAGTAATGTTATCataccaaacaaaaataaattatcacatCGCAAAGGTAAAAACAAATCTCACTCAACAACTATCGTGACTAATCTATGTTCTTCACGCATtctattaacatatataaacaataaGCAAAGATTTGGAATTACTAACCTCCAAATCGTTTCGGGTTGACAGTGGTCACCATAATAACACTCGGAGTGTTTTCATGTGCCTTAAACTTCTCACAGAGGTCAGTGGCAGCCTTGTCCCATAGATAGAGCTTCATCACATGACCACTGCAACAAACCAAAACTCATGAGATCAGTGAAATTGTATAGGCATAGATCAAAAACATGAAGAATAACTTACTCATGTGTTTGAACATGAACCAAAATTTTGCCTTGTAGAAGCTATCTCGACTTCATCACAAGACTGTCATTCAGAGTCTGCTCATTCACCAGTTTCATGTGACCAACATAATCtgcaagaaaattaaatataacttaatactctatatactaaaTAAACCGAGAACCCATGAAACAAACCTAAACAACTAAGATCGAGACATAACATCATCCAAACCAATCAAGTGCTAAACCATAAAATCTGGTGGAATCTTACAGTAAAGATCCCCCTTGAGGTCAGAGACCGCTTCAAATTCTTCATATCCATAGAAGCGGAACCGATCTTCAGGAAACTGAACCGGACTATCCTCGAGATCAGAGAGGACAGAATTTCATGAGAAAGCAATGGTCACGTCTGGTTCAGCAACCCGGTACACAATCTTGCTTTTAGATCCATAAAACTTATTAAGTCTGTAGATGGAACCAGCGATAATATGTGGCAAATAGGTGTCAATCCTGCTCGGTGGGATGAATCCTTAGATCACAGTACCAtgttgataacaaaaaaaaaatgaatgttagtaatttaatcaatcaaaaccgATAAAAGAGAAATCAAATATGTCGGAATAAAAATGTTCGTCAATCAGAAGCATTTCTATACCAATAAGTATCTTCGTGAGTGCGTTCCGAGCCTCCCAAAAATGGATCAGACGAAACCTTAACTCGCCTTCTTGTGGTCCAAACTTGACATCTTTGAAGAACAGCACTTCATCAGTTTTGGCGGAGGGGACACCAGATCCGCCGCTATGTTTGATCGTCCCAGCGGAGGAGACAACGGCCTTGCCGTTTGATTTCTTTGGTATAAGATCGCCGGAGACAGCGTTGGCGCAAGAGCCACCGGTTTGTTCGGTATGTCTGATCTGCTCGGTGGAGGAGACAACGGCCTTGCCGTTTGGTTTCGTCTTCTTAGGATCACCGGAGACATCTGTAGCGATAGAGACACCGGTTTGGCCGTCTCGTTTGACCGGCTCGGCGGAGGAGACAACGTCCTTTCCGTTTGGTTTCCTCGCGGTAAGATCGCCGGAAACAGGAGATTTACTGTTTGAATTCATGGCTTGAGAGAGTTTTGTGTGTAACAAATGTGGGGAAACATATGAATGTTATAAAGAATCTCAGAGGGAGATAGACGAAAAGAGCCCATTAATGAGATTTCCAGAGGATTCATTGTACACTCATGAATACGGTGTCGATTGATCGATCCGTTGAAGAAGGGGAAAGGGCAAAGAGATGAGATGTCGAAGAGATTCATCGCCTGACCGTTTTAGGGTTACTAAAGAGCGAAGAGATGAGATGTCGAAATTATCCGATTTTCTCAGATTTGGGCTTTTGACCCACATGTTTCTTCCCTTTTCacggatcaaaaaaaaatattaacagcCCAAGATCAGCCCAAGTTCGGGTTGACTTGGAGGAAAGAACCAACCCCATTGGATGATTTTAATTGCCGACGTGGACACCCTAGCTATTGAGAATATCTCCTTTTTACTTATTGTTTGATTGTATAAAGTAAACGATGAGATTTAGAAGCATTAACACTCATCTTTATACTCATTGTAGGTAGAGGAAGATTAGACGTGATGTGTGATTATCATTGCTTACTTGCAATAAGCAATATTGTCAGTTGAAGTTGTGAATGCGAAAGAGATGAAGATTAGTTAGAGCTCTTGGAATTATATTGGATTACAATATATTGCTTGTCATAAGGATAGACAAAATCgtgttattatataataagattggTAAATATTTGTAGAGAATAAAAAATTGGTCTAAGGTTTGTCCAACTTGATTATAAAACTACCACGTATGCAATGTAGAAATGTAAGATGATAACAACTCAGCAAGattaaaatgtaattaatataaaatatattattttttataaactgaATTACCCAAAAAAAACTGGATTATTctgttattttttattcaaaaaaattaaaattattttaatttctcgATAGAACTGATAActtgaataattttttatccaaaatattcaaatttatccgagttatttgatattttatccaaaattcaaaatgtgattttagcagattattcaaaataatccaaaaaataaGAATGAATTAGAACCGAGTTGAGCTCAAAATTTTAACGAGGGTAGAGGGCCTAACGTTCTTttttgaaccaaaccaaaaaccaaaaataaacaacaatgtgtatattttatttttctaattttttttagaaaagacGTTTGTTtcctgacactgcgtgctaggttatccgcctttgtattttgcgttcttggtacatgTATAATCTCTGATCGTGTGAAGCTCTCTTTCAGactcttgatatcttccaaataacttgcaaaaactggccactcttctggttccgaaaccatcttcaccaattgagaacaatccgttgcaaacgtaacctggaattgacgtaaattcttcatacattccatagccCATAGTAGCGCCTCCATCTCTGCATGCAAGGGAGTTAAAGAAGCTCTTACATTCCTGGCTCCCATTAGACTTtcaaaaccttctaaagtaCTGAACCAACCCTGACCAGAGAACATATCCCCctctttccatgatccatcagtaaaacaccatcttccagGAATTGACGGCAGAGATGCCTGAACCTGTGTTCCCGTGTTCTGGTCCTTCAAAATCTGTGCCTCTGCCCAGAGTGTGGATTCCGTTTCTGTCAACTTAAGAGTGTCCCGAGGGTCcatatccagattactaaaaactttattatttcttcctttCCAGATGTACCAAAGTATCCAAGCAAAGTGATGATCCTCCATCGGTGGAACAACTCTCCAGAAAAGGTGATCCATGTTTGTAAATATAGAGCTTGTTGGGAAAATAATTGGATTTGTTGGTATCTTTGACAGCGCCCAAACCTGAATTGCTGGAGGACACTCAGAAAACACATGGTTAATCGACTCCTCATccgctccacatcttgcacaacatatatctccttgGATCCCTCGCACCTGCAAATTCTTCTTAACTGCAACACACCCTGAAACCAATtgccaaagaaaatgttttatttttggtggGCACCCTAGTTTCCAACAAAATGCCTTCAAAACATCAACTGTAGGTCCAATTAATACTGGTGATCTTTCCCTATCCGGGTAAATCCTCTCTacttgatatcctgatttaaccgtaaattttccattatttgtgaaatgtCATCCTTCCCTATCAACCAACTGGTTTCTGCTCAGTGGTATGCTCTCTATGATTTTCACATCCTGTGGGTCTTCCAAAGTACGAATAACCTGCGAATTCCATTTTCGCGAAGTGGAATCAATAAGGGAATCCACAGTAAGGTCTGGATacaaattgtgttgatttttattggcgttgatttttattggccggtctcgggcgagtggttgggagccaaggatcgttccatacagatatagaagatcatgttcccacccttttgattagtcctttgcttaccagagatctagcagatacaatactcctccagccgtatgacggagagtatgatcgaatcggttccaggggtgaggcGTTCCTATAATACCTACCcttgaaaactcgagaaaataaagtGTTTGGCTTTTCTATTAGCCTCCAcaactgtttaccaagcatAGCTGTATTGAAATCAGTTATATCCTTGAAACCTAGTCCTCCATCTTTCTTGCTGACACATAccttgtcccatgatttccaatgtaACCCTCTTGTACTGCCCCcaggactccaccaaaattgtgctaCTGCACTCGTCAATTTTTTTGCAGTTGCCTTAGGCAAACGATAACAAGACATCATATGGTTCGGCAGTGCCGTAATCACTGATTTgatgatcacttcctttcctcctttacatggatcaatatctcccggtgtggtttacagagtcaatatggaTCTGTAATGttgtggacaaaaaaaaaaaaaaaaatttttaggaaaaacgaaaataaaaaaggaaataagatttaaaaaaatgaaataagagataagaaaaaggaaagagtaGTTCTATATAAGAAACTAGTTGGCTGGGTTTCTGCTGAAACGAGAACAACAGCAAAAGAAAGACAAGAACACGAAGGTTTCCGTCTGCGAAAAAGAGTCGAAGCTTCCAAGGCCGACACGGGTGAAGAACAAGTCCCCAGAGGCGGTGCAAATCACCGCCGAGCAGCTCCTCCGAGAGGCTCGAGAGAGGCAAGAGCCTGAGGTCCTTCCCTCTGAGCATAGCATCACTGACTCGACTGAACTTTCCGACTACAGACTCCGCCGCCGTAAGGAGTTTGAGGACCGGGTCAGCCGGGGAGGACGATCCGATGTCCAAGTCTGGGTAAACTACGCGCGGTGGGAAGAGTCACAGAAGGATTACGCGCGTGCTAGGAGCGTGTGGGAACGAGCCCTGAAAGACCATCACCGGAACCACGCGCTCTGGGTCAAGTACGCAGAGTCGGAGATGAAGAACAAGTTCGTCAACTCTGCCAGACACGTTTGGGATCGAGCCGTTTATCTTCTCCCTCGCGTGGACCTGCTCTGGTACAAGTACTCACACATGGAGGAGATGCTCGGGAACATCGCCGGAGCCAGACAGATATTCGAGCGGTGGATGAACTGGTCACCGGATCAACAAGGCTGGCTCTCGTTTGCTAAATTCGAGCTGCGGTATAACGAAACAGAGCGTGCGAGATCCATCTACGAGAGGTTCTTTCTTTGCCATCCCAAAGCTTCTTCCTTTATCAGATATGCAGAGTTTGAGGTCAAGTGCGGTGAAGTTTCCCGTGCGAGGGATGTCTACGAACGAGCCATGGAGAAGCTTGAAGGAGGCTATGAAGAAGCAGAGATGCTCTATCTTGCCTTTGCTGAATTCGAACAAGGATGCAATGAGTTCCAACGTGCTAGGGTTATCTACAAGTTCGCTCTTGATCATATCCCTATAGGAAGAGCAGAGGAACTCTACACAAGGTTTATTGCCTTTGAGAAACAGCACGGGGACAAGCAAGGGATTGAGGACGCCATTGTCGGGAGGAGGAGGACACTTTAGTACAAGATGATGCTCGTAGATTTAAGAAACACAagtttttttgaattgattCTCTCATGTCTCTCTGTTTTGTTATTCATCTCGAATTGGTTTGGTTGAGTGATTAGGCATAATATACCCGATAGAGACTGAAATAACTTTTTGTGTGgataagaagaaaaagactATATGAAGGAACGAAAATGccttttatctctctctctctctggctaGTTACGTTTCTTACATCTACTCTgacattctctctttttttccctACCCCACCTCTTAcgctttttttctctttttctttattccACGTTTTTACTCACATACACCTCTTTCTTCtttaacatcttttttttttccatttttgatTGTACTTGGGCTTGAACTTGTCCTGCGCTACAcccgaattttttttttttttttaactctgaaAAATTGCATTATATAGTTTAGTCTAAAGACTATAACATCCAAACAGAACCGAGAAAAACATAAACAGAAAAGCAAAAACATAGAGTACTAAACCAAGAATATCACCATCCAACCAGAACGAATATTTCATAGCCTCCCCGTCATATCTTCCAGAAACCCATCCTCTTAATCATCTTCCCTGCTTATCATCTTCCAACAAAGCACACATCCACTCGGGAGCTCCTCGAGCAACGTAAGACTGATACCTCATCTCCATGGTTACACTGTCCGCTATCTTCGCAGCACATCTGTTCACTCTTACTGATGCACCGCTCAAACTCCACTCATTTATTTTCTCCAGTGCATTTCTCAACTTTGTTCCTTGGTATCTAAACGCTGGCCAAGCTTTTGGTCTCAGAACCACTCCAACTAAATCCATAGCCTCCGTTTCAAAAATTACTTTATGCAGGCGGTGGCTTGCCATTGACTCAATCGCCCACATTAATCCCAGAAACCTTCCCTCGGCTAGAGAGTTTACATTCCCAAAAGCTCTCCTACTGTGTAATAAGACATCACCATGCTCGTTACGAACGATCCATGATGCCCCCATCAACCAGTTCCTTTTTGACCATGAAACGCCTACATTACACTTAACGAGACCTTCTCTTGGGGTTTCCCATCTACTTAGACTTCCAGAGTTATGGTCTATTGTCCCACTCCGTGACAACTCAAGCTTTTGAGCATCAAACGACTCCTTTGAATCCTCCCTCACTTTCATAACTGTGTCCTCTGCTGAAAACTCTCTCCCTTCAGAGATAAAAACGTTTCTGTTCTTCCAGA contains these protein-coding regions:
- the LOC125580791 gene encoding uncharacterized protein LOC125580791 — protein: MCKKCGKAEVAGVAECLTKLSVYDNNDQAFFVLLSDAGRELTGKPASKLVESYFEANENVGDDHVIPVPQALIGTIGQTHKFNVKVSKHNLEGTTQALTVTKVLPPEAPAPEGNLEENMIAHSAEETLQMGNHEDGPSIENEEAADEVGKMSSDGIESGEAKRAKCGEYVLSTGFGLLKDYALFHWLISFKN
- the LOC106373370 gene encoding crooked neck-like protein 1, which gives rise to MSSFPINQLVSAQWYALYDFHILWVFQKQQQKKDKNTKVSVCEKESKLPRPTRVKNKSPEAVQITAEQLLREARERQEPEVLPSEHSITDSTELSDYRLRRRKEFEDRVSRGGRSDVQVWVNYARWEESQKDYARARSVWERALKDHHRNHALWVKYAESEMKNKFVNSARHVWDRAVYLLPRVDLLWYKYSHMEEMLGNIAGARQIFERWMNWSPDQQGWLSFAKFELRYNETERARSIYERFFLCHPKASSFIRYAEFEVKCGEVSRARDVYERAMEKLEGGYEEAEMLYLAFAEFEQGCNEFQRARVIYKFALDHIPIGRAEELYTRFIAFEKQHGDKQGIEDAIVGRRRTL